One stretch of Prunus persica cultivar Lovell chromosome G1, Prunus_persica_NCBIv2, whole genome shotgun sequence DNA includes these proteins:
- the LOC18791259 gene encoding uncharacterized protein LOC18791259 yields MKILTSILLICGLASFVIFMSILQPQNFYGIEYDIRVINGFTNNSSLPLVIWCASEHSDLGGRALQEHDDFSWSLRTNFWGTNDHFKCTMKWDRTRRSFEAFKAPRDTQRCGPFRKCSWLVREDGFYFSNDEVNWRKDFSW; encoded by the coding sequence ATGAAGATCCTCACCAGCATTCTCCTCATCTGTGGCCTAGCGTCCTTCGTGATCTTCATGTCAATACTACAACCCCAGAACTTCTACGGCATCGAATACGATATTCGAGTCATCAACGGCTTCACAAACAACTCCTCCCTGCCTCTTGTCATCTGGTGTGCATCAGAACACAGTGATCTTGGTGGACGTGCGCTTCAGGAGCATGATGACTTCAGCTGGAGTCTGAGGACCAATTTCTGGGGCACCAACGACCATTTCAAATGTACAATGAAATGGGACCGAACAAGAAGGAGCTTTGAGGCCTTTAAGGCTCCCAGGGATACACAGAGGTGCGGTCCTTTTAGGAAGTGTTCTTGGTTGGTCAGAGAAGATGGGTTCTATTTCAGCAACGATGAAGTAAACTGGAGAAAAGATTTTTCATGGTAA
- the LOC18791155 gene encoding uncharacterized protein LOC18791155, with translation MEVMEDTLHLQLHKLSALKSEEALDQLLCTLWKTRKTGLHSPHQKSHFQSLLNLPSLSQLHPVLACLRSLIRKWVHENFTGDDLLKLFPPDLPLDLQSNLVVLFHKYQSQWKDEVAREQLRSLPRTSVSYQVKTSVPPSFTTLGSSCSFSDFGASSTPIVTGTNASRLSAHSHVSSNSSGNSTSPKVNDLDHGEL, from the coding sequence ATGGAGGTCATGGAGGACACACTGCACCTGCAATTGCATAAGCTATCAGCCCTAAAATCAGAGGAAGCACTTGACCAATTGCTTTGCACTCTCTGGAAAACCAGGAAAACCGGTCTCCACTCCCCCCACCAAAAGTCCCACTTCCAATCTCTCCTCAATCTGCCTTCTCTTTCACAACTCCATCCAGTTTTGGCATGCCTTCGATCGCTTATCAGAAAATGGGTACATGAAAACTTCACTGGTGATGACCTTTTGAAGCTCTTCCCTCCCGATTTACCGCTCGATTTGCAGAGCAATTTGGTGGTGTTGTTCCACAAGTATCAGTCTCAATGGAAGGATGAAGTAGCCCGAGAACAGCTGCGTTCATTGCCAAGGACTAGTGTTTCGTATCAGGTCAAGACAAGTGTGCCGCCATCTTTCACGACTTTGGGTAGCTCATGCTCATTTAGCGATTTTGGAGCTTCATCAACACCGATTGTTACTGGGACCAATGCGTCTCGACTATCGGCTCACTCCCATGTCTCCTCCAATTCTTCAGGGAATTCTACCTCGCCTAAAGTCAATGACTTAGACCATGGAGAACTGTAA
- the LOC109946736 gene encoding uncharacterized protein LOC109946736 produces the protein MATQSSEDLFRMASACPLFHTLANTPQVWNTISMAKYPDHPSWYRANHVVQHFLQQCRACENPESIFREVFEVFFMQGNMEALNEMHIATTAGHMEATYLVGLLGMSGIGQSKEDALEFLCSLNQRNNIDMKGTRDALRRRLSQVFSVARHIIDMFYYGKIKFNQCSACNNNEWCFVIQGWPTEEKINPAFWTCCNRCKWHHESVFWFKVMRVYVVPGNSYPYN, from the coding sequence ATGGCAACCCAATCATCGGAAGATCTCTTCCGTATGGCATCTGCGTGCCCATTGTTCCATACGTTGGCAAACACTCCACAAGTGTGGAACACCATTTCAATGGCAAAGTACCCAGACCATCCTAGCTGGTACCGTGCCAATCATGTGGTCCAGCATTTCTTGCAACAATGCAGGGCTTGCGAGAACCCTGAGTCGATATTTAGAGAAGTGTTCGAAGTGTTTTTCATGCAAGGTAACATGGAAGCATTGAATGAGATGCACATTGCAACCACAGCAGGCCATATGGAGGCAACATATCTAGTTGGACTACTTGGCATGTCCGGAATTGGTCAGTCAAAAGAGGATGCATTAGaattcttgtgttctttgaaTCAACGTAACAACATTGATATGAAAGGAACCAGGGATGCTTTGAGACGAAGATTAAGCCAAGTTTTCTCTGTTGCAAGACATATCATAGATATGTTTTACTATGGGAAGATTAAGTTCAATCAATGCAGCGCTTGTAACAACAACGAATGGTGTTTTGTTATTCAAGGCTGGCCTACTGAAGAAAAGATCAATCCTGCCTTCTGGACTTGTTGCAATCGATGCAAATGGCACCATGAGAGTgttttttggttcaaagtgATGCGTGTGTATGTTGTGCCAGGAAATTCATACCCTTATAATTAG